The sequence CACTCTGGAGCCTTGTGCGCATTTTGGCAAAACCCCTCCCTGCGCCAACCTCTTGGCCGAAAAGCAGGTCAAAAAGGTGGTCATTGCAGCGGTGGACAGTAATCCACTGGTAGGCGGTAAAGGCATCAAGATCCTCGAAGAGGCCGGGATTGAAGTGGTCACGGGAATCCAGGAACAAGCCTCCAGAAAGCTAAACAAGCGCTTTTTTACAGCCATTGAAAAAAACAGGCCCTATGTCATCCTGAAATGGGCACAGACCCAGGACGGATACATCGCCCGCTCCAATTACGACAGCAAATGGATCTCCAATAGCTACAGCAGACAGCTCGTACACAAATGGCGCACGGAAGAAGATGCCATCATGGTGGGCACCAAAACCGCTTATTTCGACGATCCGAGGCTCAATGTGCGGGATTGGCAGGGAAAAGACCCGCTGAGAATCGTCCTGGACAAGCAGCTTACCCTGGACAAGAACCTCCACCTGTTTGACCAGCGCATCCCCACGATTTGTTATAACCTCATCAAAGACGAATCCGCTCACCACCTGACGTATGTCAAACTGAAAGAGCACTTCGGCATCGACGACATCCTCAAAGACCTCCACCAGCGTAAAGTACAAAGTGTGATCATCGAAGGAGGAAGTTATTTGCTACAAAAGTTTATCCAAAGTGAACTTTGGGATGAAGCACGGGTGTTTACTGGCCAAAGTACATTTGAAAACGGCATTTCGGCTCCCAAGCTGAATCAACAGGCCTCCGAAACGCTTGACATCATGGGAGATCGACTGGAGATTTTCGAGCGGAACACATCATCATCCTAAAATTAAAAATATGGCTGAATCCATTTTCCTTCCCGAAGCTGCCACCAAGGCAGAAAAATATGAGGCACTCTTGCCACAGCTCGAAGCACTCACCACGGGTGAAAGCGACCTTACCGCTAACTTAGCCAATATCTCTGCTGCCCTCAAGGAAGCTTTTGGCTTTTTTTGGGTGGGCTTTTACCTGGTAAAGGACGCGCAACTGGTACTGGGGCCATTCCAAGGGCCGATCGCCTGTACCCGTATCCAATACGGCAAAGGCGTCTGTGGGGCCGCTTGGAAAGAGGGCAAAACCCAACTGGTACCGGATGTGGATGCCTTCCCCGGTCATATTGCCTGCAGCAGTGCCTCCAAGTCAGAAATCGTCCTACCTGCCCTTAAAAACGACAAGGTCGCCTTGGTCCTCGACATCGACAGTGATCAATTAAACGACTTCGACGACACTGACGCAGCGCACTTGGAAAAACTGATGCGAGTGATTGAACGATTTCTTTAACTCGTTCTTCTTTTCTCCACAAGGGATCACAATTTGTAAACTCCCAATGCTCCTACGTCGCAAATGCAGCTCCTCCAAAATCAAAAAGAAGATAAGAAGCATACTACACGTTTGGGGCATTGGGGTGAACGAACCCCAGACCCTACTTCACCGCCATTTCCTTGCCAGCAGCTTCTGGGCTTTTGGAAACGGGATCATTTAAGGCCTCGATAAAAGCCACCAACGCAGCCTTTTCCGCCTCTGTCAATTCCAACTTGTCCGTGGGCAAGGTTTGGTTTTCAAGTGCGATGCCAATTCCCACACCGCCTCCACGATCATAGAAGTCGAT comes from Echinicola vietnamensis DSM 17526 and encodes:
- the ribD gene encoding bifunctional diaminohydroxyphosphoribosylaminopyrimidine deaminase/5-amino-6-(5-phosphoribosylamino)uracil reductase RibD, whose amino-acid sequence is MTADEKYMLRALELAELGRGHVSPNPMVGCVIVYGDRIIGEGYHMQYGGPHAEPNAVNSVTDPTLLREATVYVTLEPCAHFGKTPPCANLLAEKQVKKVVIAAVDSNPLVGGKGIKILEEAGIEVVTGIQEQASRKLNKRFFTAIEKNRPYVILKWAQTQDGYIARSNYDSKWISNSYSRQLVHKWRTEEDAIMVGTKTAYFDDPRLNVRDWQGKDPLRIVLDKQLTLDKNLHLFDQRIPTICYNLIKDESAHHLTYVKLKEHFGIDDILKDLHQRKVQSVIIEGGSYLLQKFIQSELWDEARVFTGQSTFENGISAPKLNQQASETLDIMGDRLEIFERNTSSS
- a CDS encoding GAF domain-containing protein, which produces MAESIFLPEAATKAEKYEALLPQLEALTTGESDLTANLANISAALKEAFGFFWVGFYLVKDAQLVLGPFQGPIACTRIQYGKGVCGAAWKEGKTQLVPDVDAFPGHIACSSASKSEIVLPALKNDKVALVLDIDSDQLNDFDDTDAAHLEKLMRVIERFL